In the genome of uncultured Sphaerochaeta sp., the window GGATTTGGAAAGGAAGAACGGTGCGGTATTGTGCACTGCCATCAGGCTCTCGAAGGATGCAAGGCTTGTCTCTTCCATGGTTTGCGCAGGGAAAAAAGATGCGTTGTTGACCAGGTGGTCCACCTGCCCGAAGGCAGAAACAGCACTCCCAAAGAGTGATTCAAGATGGGACGGCAGACTGAGATCCCCCTGTACCACCTTGAGCGCAAGCCCTTCTGCCTCAAGATCGGCTTGCAACTGCCTTGCTTCACGCTCACTGGTATGGCAATGGACCACCACACGGTATCCCTGATGGGCAAGATGCACAGCAAGAGCCCTGCCGACACGCTTTGCGCCTCCACTGATCAATACGACCTGTCCCTCAATCATAGTCTTTCCACTATACCGGGCTTGTTGCCGATTGGCAATCGCGGAAGTATATTCGAACATGAGGGAGCCAAAAGGCAAGCCCGCACAAGGATTCCAAACAGATGAGCAAAGACAACAGATCAGACAAAGACTGGAAAGAGACATTCAAGAAGAAGTTCAATATAGAACCCGGGGTACACCTCGGGGAATCCGGGTCCAAGGACAAGAAGAAATTCACCTTCTCTTTCTGGTATTTCTTCATCATACTCCTGCTGTTCCTCGCCCTGAACACCTTCATGGTCAGCAGGCAGGCCAACGTATATGCTGTGGACTACACCCAGTTCAAGCAGTTGGTCAGCGACGGGACGATCAGGCGCGTGGCAATTGAGGAGGAACGCTATATCGGCTACCCCTTCTCCCGTGACCAGGCAGCAACAGACCTGCGCTCGCTTGCAACCGACCCGAATGCCAGCAGCACGGCAACTGCGCTCTTGCAGTCGTTCAGCACATATAAGGTGGATGACCCGACCTTCATACCGCTCCTCGATGAGAAGGGTGTGGAGTACTATGCCACTCCTCCGGCAAAGCCGAGCCTCATATCCACCCTCCTCTCTTATGCTCTGCCCTTCGTATTCATCCTTTTGATCTGGCGCTTTCTCTTCTCCAAGATGGGAGGCCAAGGCGGACAGGGAGTGCTCTCCTTCAACCAGAACAAGGCAAAGATTGTCGCCGAAGGGGATACCGGAGTGCGCTTTGACGACGTTGCCGGTGCCGATGAGAGCAAGTACGAGCTGGAGGAGGTCGTAGACTTTCTCAAGCGACCGGAAAAATATACCGAGATAGGGGGAAAGATCCCCAAGGGTGTCCTGCTGGTAGGTCCTCCGGGTACCGGAAAGACCCTCCTGGCAAAGGCAGTTGCAGGTGAAGCCGGGGTCCCGTTCTTCAAGATGAGCGGAGCAGACTTTGTCGAGATGTTCGTTGGAGTGGGGGCCGCCAGAGTGCGTGACCTTTTCCGCCAAGCCAGGGAGAACTCACCGTGCATCATTTTCATCGACGAAATCGATGCCATCGGACGCTCACGCGTTTCTGCCGGCATGGGGGGAAACGATGAGCGGGAACAGACCTTGAACATGCTTTTGGTGGAAATGGATGGATTCGACTCCAGAACCGGTGTCATCATCCTTGCGGCGACCAACCGCCCCGAGATCCTCGACCCCGCCCTGCTCAGACCCGGCCGCTTCGACCGTCAGGTGCTCATCGACAAGCCCGACCTCGAGGGGAGACTTGCCATCCTCAAGATCCACACCCGCTCCATCAAGCTTGGTGAGGATGTCGATCTTCGCAAGATAGCCCAGAGTGCCGCAGGCCTTGCCGGTGCAGACCTTGCCAATATTGCCAACGAGGCTGCCTTGCTTGCCGTACGGCAGAAACGCAAAACCGTCCTGCAGGCAGACCTTGAGGAAGCCATTGAGAAGTCGGTTGCCGGTCTTGAACGCAAGAGCAGGTTGCTCAATGCAAAGGAGCGGGAGCGGGTGGCCTATCACGAGACAGGGCATGCCCTGACCGCCTTCCTCACCGAGGGAGCGGAGCCGGTGAGCAAGATTTCCATCGTTCCCCGTGGCATGGGTGCCTTGGGCTATACCCTGCAGTATCCGACAGAGGATCGCTTCCTGCTCAGCGAGAGTGAGCTGCTCAACACCATAGACACCTTGCTTGGGGGCCGTGCCGCCGAGGAGGTCATCTACCAGGAGATCTCCACGGGCGCCGGAAACGATATCAGCAGGGCGAGCGACCTGGTACGCAGGATGCTTACCGAATTCGGGATGAGCGAGCGCTATCGCAACATCACCCTACCCACCACCCAAAGTGGCATAGCGGGAATTTCCGGAGCAAGGGAGTACTCGGAAAAGGCACAGGAGTACATCGACTGCGAGACCGCACGCATCGTGAATGAGCGGTATACGAAGGTGAAAACCAACCTGGAGAAGAACCGCAAGGCTCTTGAGACAATTACCACAAAACTGCTTGAAAAAGAAGTTCTCAATGGTTCTGAGTTCCAAGCACTTGCAAAAAGTGAGGTCATTGACTAATCTGCTTCCGTATGATCAAGAAAAAGATAGAAGATAATGATTTAGTGAAGCATCTCGCAGCCCTGCCGGAAGATGGGCGCGAGGTGTTTCTTTTGCATAACGATCAGATACGCGTTACTGCACTCGGGGCCACCACCCTTATCAATCAGATGCGTGAGAATCACCAACTCGGCCCGCTCGAGACTTACGTCCTCGGTCAGGCATACCTTGCCGCCGGCCTGCTCAGTGCCACCGTCAAGGGAAACGACCGCATCCAGTTGAACATCGAATGCGGAGGCCCCATCGGCGGTGTCTTCGTGGAGTCCTGGGCAGTGGGAGCTGTCCGCGGATACCTCAAGCACAATCCCATTCCCCTGAAGGCTCCTTTGAAGAGTCTCGACCTCAATGAGCTCTACGGTCCGGGCTTTCTTTCCGTCTCCAAACTCTTGGAAGGACACAAGGCTCCCTTCACAGGACAGACCATGATGGCCTATGGGGACTTGGCCAAGGATCTGGCGCTGCACTACCAGCAGTCTGAACAGACCCCTACCCTGTTCATGCTCTCCCTGCACTTCGACGACAAGGCACGGGTGACCGGCAGCGGGGCAATCTTTCTGCAGGCCATGCCTGCATGCGACGAGCACATTCTTGAGGAGTTGGAAAAGAAAGCAGAAACCCTGCCTTCCATCGGGACCTACCTCTCCGAGGGGAAATCCATCCGCTCCTACGTGGAAGAGCAGTTTGCCTCCTTCGGGGTACGGCATCTGGCCCGTCAGCCTTTGGGTTTCTCCTGCCCCTGCTCACGTGAGCAGTACACCAAGTATCTGAAACATCTCGGCAAAGCAGAGAAAGAGGACATACTGAAAAACGGCCCGTTCCCCCTGGAACTTGTCTGTGTCAATTGCAATACCCACTATCACTGGGAAAAATTCGAACTGGAACACCTGTTGCAAGAAACAGGAGGAGCACACCAATGATTTTCTTCGCAACATCCGCGCTCTACATGAATGACATCATCGAAGAGGAAGCCCGCCAAGCCGGCGCTACCGACATCCGCAGCGTAAGCGGGGGGGTGGAGTTCAGCGCCGACCTCGCCAGCGCATACCGTTTCTGCCTGTGGTCCCGAACTGCGACCAGAGTCATGATGGGACTCTTCCAGGATGAGGATATCCTCACCGCCGACGAGCTCTATGAAGCATCGGTGCAGATCCCTTGGGAAGAATGGGTCAACCCGAACCTTACCTTCTCGGTGACTGAGACCGTGAAAAACTGCCCCTACATGAAGAACTCCCACTTCGCTGCCATCCGGCTCAAAGATGCCATCGTCGACCGTATCCGCGAGAAGTTCGAGGGAGAACGTCCGCTGGTGGACAAGGACGAGAGCGATGTGGTCTTCCACGTGCATATCGAGGGAGAGAAGGTTGCTTGGTATGTCGATTTCTCAGGCCGTGGACTGCATAAGCGGGGATACCGGGTTGCCCAGACAGACGCGGTGCTCAGCGAATACCTTGCAAGTTCTGTCATCTATCGCTCCGAATGGCGCAAGGCTTTGGACAAGGAAGAAGGGGTGCCTACCCTGCTCGACCCCTTCTGCGGTTCGGGAACCCTGGCCATCGAGGCTGCCCTTTGGGCCAGCGATCGTGCTCCGGGCTTGGTGAGTGCGCGCCGCTTCAACTTCTTTGACCTGCCCATCCATGACCCCGATTTGTACGAGGAAGTGGTGGACGAGGCGCTCTTGCGTGCAGAACAGGCAAAGGATCGCAAGATTGCCATCTACGCATGGGACAGTGACCCGAAGGCTGTGGCGATCACCAAGAAACATGCCCAGCTTGCCCAGGTCGACCACCTGATCACCTTTTCCGTGAAGGATTTCACCAAGGTGACCAAGGAGGACGTCCCTGCTGAGACAGGCTACATCATCACCGATCCTCCCTACGGCTTGAGAATGGAAGGACCGATTGATCTTCAGGTCCTCTATCGCCAGATGGGCAAGCAGATCAGCACCCTGTTCGGGGGCTGGCATGCAGCAATCCTCTGCGGGCAGCAGGAGCTGCTCAGCCATGTTGATATGAAACCCGATAGGACCAACACCGTGAACAACGGGGGAGTGACGTGCCAGATTGCCCACTACTACGTCTTCACCGATGAGGAGCGCCAGCAGATGATCGAACGCGCCATCGAGCGCAAGAAGGAACGCCTCGCCCAGCCTTTGAGCGAGGGGGCACAGATGGCATACAACCGCCTGGTGAAAAACCTCGCGGCCATCAAGCCGATCATGGCAGAGCAGAACGTCACCTGTTACCGCATCTATGATGCCGATATGCCCGAATACAGCGCTGCAATCGACCTGTATGAGGGCAAGTACATCAGCCTGCAGGAGTATGCACCCCCTGCAACCATCGATCCGGAAGCGGCACTCAAGCGCCTAGGGGAACTCATCGATGCAACCGAACGTGCAACCGGCATCGACCGTGAGCAGATCTATGTCAGGCAGAGAACCCCCCAGAAGGGAGAGAAGCAGTATGAGAAGATGGCCAGCACCGACAAGTTCTACATCATCAATGAGAACGGTGCCAAGTACCTGGTGAACTTCACCGACTATCTCGATACCGGTATCTTCCTCGACCATCGCCCGATCAGGGCACAGATCGCCCAGCTCGCAGAGGGCAAACGCTTTCTGAACCTCTTCTGCTATACCGGCACGGCAACCGTGCAGGCAGCAAAGGGAGGGGCCCTGAGCACCGTCAGCGTCGATGCCTCGTCCACCTACCTTGACTGGGCGGTGAAGAACATGCAGGTCAACGGGTACACCGAGATGAATCACTTCTTCTACCGAAGTGACTGCCTGCAGTTCCTCTTTGATACCTACGACCGCTATGACCTTATCTTCTGTGACCCCCCGACCTTCTCCAATGGCAAGGGCAGGGATACCTTTGACGTCGACCGTGACCAGGTTCGCCTGATCAAGGCGTGCATGATGCACCTCGACCAGAAAGGAACGCTCATCTTCAGCTGCAACTACCGAAAGTTCAGCATGGATGAACGCCTCCTGGAT includes:
- the rlmKL gene encoding bifunctional 23S rRNA (guanine(2069)-N(7))-methyltransferase RlmK/23S rRNA (guanine(2445)-N(2))-methyltransferase RlmL, translating into MIFFATSALYMNDIIEEEARQAGATDIRSVSGGVEFSADLASAYRFCLWSRTATRVMMGLFQDEDILTADELYEASVQIPWEEWVNPNLTFSVTETVKNCPYMKNSHFAAIRLKDAIVDRIREKFEGERPLVDKDESDVVFHVHIEGEKVAWYVDFSGRGLHKRGYRVAQTDAVLSEYLASSVIYRSEWRKALDKEEGVPTLLDPFCGSGTLAIEAALWASDRAPGLVSARRFNFFDLPIHDPDLYEEVVDEALLRAEQAKDRKIAIYAWDSDPKAVAITKKHAQLAQVDHLITFSVKDFTKVTKEDVPAETGYIITDPPYGLRMEGPIDLQVLYRQMGKQISTLFGGWHAAILCGQQELLSHVDMKPDRTNTVNNGGVTCQIAHYYVFTDEERQQMIERAIERKKERLAQPLSEGAQMAYNRLVKNLAAIKPIMAEQNVTCYRIYDADMPEYSAAIDLYEGKYISLQEYAPPATIDPEAALKRLGELIDATERATGIDREQIYVRQRTPQKGEKQYEKMASTDKFYIINENGAKYLVNFTDYLDTGIFLDHRPIRAQIAQLAEGKRFLNLFCYTGTATVQAAKGGALSTVSVDASSTYLDWAVKNMQVNGYTEMNHFFYRSDCLQFLFDTYDRYDLIFCDPPTFSNGKGRDTFDVDRDQVRLIKACMMHLDQKGTLIFSCNYRKFSMDERLLDEFDVQDITATTIAEDFARDQKIHYTFLIKHRTVVKVQQPKSTMKLVRRK
- a CDS encoding Hsp33 family molecular chaperone HslO encodes the protein MIKKKIEDNDLVKHLAALPEDGREVFLLHNDQIRVTALGATTLINQMRENHQLGPLETYVLGQAYLAAGLLSATVKGNDRIQLNIECGGPIGGVFVESWAVGAVRGYLKHNPIPLKAPLKSLDLNELYGPGFLSVSKLLEGHKAPFTGQTMMAYGDLAKDLALHYQQSEQTPTLFMLSLHFDDKARVTGSGAIFLQAMPACDEHILEELEKKAETLPSIGTYLSEGKSIRSYVEEQFASFGVRHLARQPLGFSCPCSREQYTKYLKHLGKAEKEDILKNGPFPLELVCVNCNTHYHWEKFELEHLLQETGGAHQ
- a CDS encoding SDR family oxidoreductase, with the protein product MIEGQVVLISGGAKRVGRALAVHLAHQGYRVVVHCHTSEREARQLQADLEAEGLALKVVQGDLSLPSHLESLFGSAVSAFGQVDHLVNNASFFPAQTMEETSLASFESLMAVHNTAPFFLSKSLYSHLLSRSAKGSVTNILDTKLSSPTASRPAYYCAKGALSAQTKALAVALGPTVRVNAVSPGPVMSNGEEAYFRKMAELLPLRSTGSAQDICEAVSYLLGASFVTGVDLQVDGGQHLL
- the ftsH gene encoding ATP-dependent zinc metalloprotease FtsH — protein: MSKDNRSDKDWKETFKKKFNIEPGVHLGESGSKDKKKFTFSFWYFFIILLLFLALNTFMVSRQANVYAVDYTQFKQLVSDGTIRRVAIEEERYIGYPFSRDQAATDLRSLATDPNASSTATALLQSFSTYKVDDPTFIPLLDEKGVEYYATPPAKPSLISTLLSYALPFVFILLIWRFLFSKMGGQGGQGVLSFNQNKAKIVAEGDTGVRFDDVAGADESKYELEEVVDFLKRPEKYTEIGGKIPKGVLLVGPPGTGKTLLAKAVAGEAGVPFFKMSGADFVEMFVGVGAARVRDLFRQARENSPCIIFIDEIDAIGRSRVSAGMGGNDEREQTLNMLLVEMDGFDSRTGVIILAATNRPEILDPALLRPGRFDRQVLIDKPDLEGRLAILKIHTRSIKLGEDVDLRKIAQSAAGLAGADLANIANEAALLAVRQKRKTVLQADLEEAIEKSVAGLERKSRLLNAKERERVAYHETGHALTAFLTEGAEPVSKISIVPRGMGALGYTLQYPTEDRFLLSESELLNTIDTLLGGRAAEEVIYQEISTGAGNDISRASDLVRRMLTEFGMSERYRNITLPTTQSGIAGISGAREYSEKAQEYIDCETARIVNERYTKVKTNLEKNRKALETITTKLLEKEVLNGSEFQALAKSEVID